A single Thermaerobacter sp. FW80 DNA region contains:
- a CDS encoding IS256 family transposase: MALLELLRKHQGEPEADALREGLRWLAQQLMELEVSELVGAQRYERTETRKTYRNGYRSRPWDTRVGTIELRIPKLRQGSYFPSLLEPRRRAERALVAVVQEAYVQGVSTRKVDDLVRALGLDGISKSEVSRLCAELDERMERFRNRPLEGEYPYVWLDAKPIKVRQDHRVVNMAAVIAVGVKRTGEREVLGFDVGAAETYEFWLAFLRSLVARGLKGVRLVISDAHEGLKRAISEVLAGASWQRCRVHFMRNLLARVPKHAQPMVAALVRTIFAQPDLESAREQLEHVAANLDRRFPQAAALLRDAMEDVLAYMAFPTEHWRRIHSTNVLERLNRELARRCDVVGIFPNMAAAIRLLGALLEEQQDEWLVSRRYFSLESMAKIDACTSHEATRLHETEATLKVLAM, from the coding sequence ATGGCACTTCTCGAGCTTCTACGCAAACACCAGGGGGAGCCGGAAGCCGATGCCCTGCGGGAAGGACTACGCTGGCTGGCCCAACAGCTCATGGAGCTCGAGGTGAGCGAACTCGTTGGCGCTCAGCGGTACGAGCGCACGGAAACGCGCAAGACCTACCGGAACGGCTATCGCTCCCGGCCCTGGGATACCCGCGTGGGCACCATCGAGCTGCGGATCCCAAAGCTCCGCCAGGGCAGCTACTTCCCAAGCCTGCTGGAGCCACGCCGGCGGGCGGAACGGGCCCTGGTCGCCGTGGTGCAGGAGGCTTATGTGCAGGGGGTCAGCACCCGGAAGGTCGACGACCTGGTCCGGGCCTTGGGCCTGGACGGCATCAGCAAGAGCGAGGTGTCGCGACTCTGCGCGGAACTGGACGAGCGGATGGAGCGCTTCCGCAACCGTCCCCTGGAAGGCGAGTACCCCTACGTTTGGCTCGACGCCAAGCCGATCAAGGTGCGGCAGGACCACCGGGTGGTGAACATGGCCGCGGTCATCGCCGTCGGGGTGAAGCGAACCGGGGAGCGCGAGGTGCTGGGCTTTGACGTGGGCGCCGCCGAGACGTACGAGTTCTGGCTCGCGTTTCTCCGCAGCCTGGTGGCCCGCGGGCTCAAGGGTGTTCGCCTCGTCATCTCCGATGCCCATGAGGGGCTCAAGCGCGCCATCAGCGAGGTGCTGGCGGGCGCCAGCTGGCAACGGTGCCGCGTGCACTTCATGCGGAACCTGCTGGCCCGGGTGCCCAAGCACGCCCAGCCGATGGTGGCGGCCCTGGTGCGGACGATCTTCGCCCAGCCCGACCTGGAGTCCGCCCGGGAGCAGCTGGAACACGTGGCAGCCAACCTGGACCGGCGATTCCCCCAGGCCGCCGCTCTGCTTCGGGATGCAATGGAGGACGTGCTGGCGTACATGGCCTTCCCGACCGAGCACTGGCGGCGGATCCACTCGACCAACGTTCTGGAGCGGCTGAATCGGGAACTGGCCCGGCGCTGCGACGTGGTGGGGATCTTCCCGAACATGGCCGCCGCCATCCGCCTGTTGGGAGCTCTTCTCGAGGAGCAACAGGACGAATGGCTGGTGTCCCGGCGGTACTTCAGCCTGGAGTCGATGGCCAAGATTGACGCGTGTACATCACATGAGGCTACGCGGCTCCATGAAACCGAAGCAACCCTGAAGGTGCTGGCCATGTAA
- a CDS encoding IS256 family transposase: protein MSRIPPSQQLAELARQLAAQAREGTEVEDLTHALVRLGARKLIQELLEAEVTELLGRGRYERREPGQEGARNGYKPRTLRCAEGRLEIDVPQVRGMEGLCQPTLWRALKRRTDVLERLVVEMYARGLSTRDIEDALAELAGSEAPLLSRSTVSRITEALHEEFEAFAQRDLSGLDVVYLFADAIYESLRRQAGCREGILVTWAILSDGSKVLVHLSLGNKERYEDWLEHFRDLVRRGLKTPLTVTTDGAPGLIQAVEAMWPEAERIRCWVHKMRNVLDKVPEEARPVLKPYLEAIRDAPDIEQGRRLVAEVVERFGREYPSAMRSLQEDLEASLAHLRLPAAHRKHVRTTNLVERSFEEERRRAKVIPRFRSERECLKLVFAVLWRASERWRRVQFSEHERKQLERYIEERQRQRAAQKEVSPAATVA, encoded by the coding sequence ATGTCCAGGATACCACCCAGCCAGCAGTTGGCGGAGCTGGCCCGGCAGCTGGCCGCGCAGGCCCGGGAGGGTACTGAGGTCGAGGACCTGACCCATGCCCTCGTCCGCCTGGGCGCCCGCAAGCTCATCCAGGAGCTGCTGGAGGCAGAGGTCACGGAGCTTTTGGGGCGCGGACGCTACGAGCGGCGCGAGCCTGGCCAGGAAGGCGCCCGCAACGGCTACAAGCCGCGGACGCTGCGTTGCGCCGAGGGGCGGCTCGAGATCGACGTCCCCCAGGTGCGGGGCATGGAGGGACTGTGCCAGCCCACGCTGTGGAGGGCCCTCAAGCGGCGGACGGACGTGCTGGAGCGCCTGGTGGTGGAGATGTACGCCCGGGGCCTCTCTACCCGGGACATCGAGGATGCGCTGGCGGAGCTGGCGGGCAGCGAAGCGCCGCTTTTGAGCCGGTCCACCGTGAGCCGGATCACCGAGGCGCTCCACGAGGAGTTCGAGGCCTTTGCCCAGCGGGACCTGTCAGGCCTCGACGTGGTGTACCTGTTCGCCGACGCCATCTACGAGTCGCTGCGCCGGCAGGCGGGCTGCCGTGAGGGCATCCTGGTCACCTGGGCCATCTTGAGCGACGGCAGCAAGGTGCTGGTGCACCTGAGCCTGGGCAACAAGGAGCGCTACGAGGACTGGCTGGAGCACTTCCGGGATCTGGTGCGCCGGGGGCTGAAGACGCCGCTGACGGTGACGACGGACGGGGCGCCGGGGCTGATCCAGGCGGTGGAAGCCATGTGGCCGGAGGCGGAGCGCATCCGCTGCTGGGTGCACAAGATGCGGAACGTGCTGGACAAGGTGCCGGAGGAGGCGCGGCCCGTGCTCAAGCCCTACCTGGAGGCGATCCGGGACGCACCGGATATCGAGCAGGGCCGGCGGCTGGTGGCCGAGGTGGTGGAGCGGTTCGGGCGGGAGTATCCCTCGGCCATGCGGAGCCTGCAGGAGGACCTGGAAGCGAGCCTGGCGCACCTGCGGCTACCCGCCGCCCACCGCAAGCATGTCCGGACCACCAACCTGGTGGAGCGCAGCTTCGAGGAGGAGCGGCGGCGCGCCAAGGTGATCCCGCGGTTTCGGAGCGAGCGGGAGTGCCTGAAGCTAGTCTTCGCCGTGCTGTGGCGGGCGAGTGAGCGCTGGCGGCGGGTGCAGTTCAGCGAGCACGAACGAAAGCAGCTGGAGCGCTACATCGAGGAGCGGCAACGGCAAAGAGCGGCGCAGAAAGAGGTTTCACCCGCTGCCACCGTGGCATGA